A region from the Brassica napus cultivar Da-Ae chromosome C8, Da-Ae, whole genome shotgun sequence genome encodes:
- the LOC125591948 gene encoding uncharacterized protein LOC125591948, whose product MGDSVPLKLALPELKYPIGSQPKQKSVINQYSGSEYISIVDSILKPDEMIRVRGSFLGPIMKLSERGLKLSAKMVYAILTRSIVSVKENEAWFHFGAQPMRFSIREFHMMTGLKCSGALEGPRRETDRFNWELLKGRSHKLSDVVEQLRNTREDASEERVCLAMLILVESILLRKSKGGSFPLEYAKNAQDMTYPWGKEAYIVLLKSIQNAVANHLENKSKFELQGYPLVFLLWILESIPLLRNKFSKCVPTVEVPGPTYLCEKYTEVENPSLDRVLQVEADTKLKVHCILPSIPHDPEDDISIEDKYSDELETLKDVTKKGYKLTADDWENRCVDTFETLDALIQMMANKETGQASTPIDEDSVNEKVNRIIEVMEENLKSMKDRMSLLEEENMHLRARVSELEGNNNVFPTNVTQQRSSGTPLSPMSHTQPSSETPLSPMSQQPNLTHEETMIESAASPKSQQNEDYTQPSSETPLSPMSQQPNLTHEETMNESDDDTPALDTQVFSPNLTKEVYAQ is encoded by the exons atgggAGATTCAGTGCCTCTAAAACTAGCACTGCCAGAGCTGAAGTATCCTATTGGTTCACAGCCAAAGCAAAAGTCAGTAATCAACCAATATTCCGGCTCAGAGTATATCTCCATTGTTGACAGCATCCTAAAACCAGATGAGATGATAAGAGTCCGAGGATCATTTCTGGGACCTATAATGAAGCTCAGTGAGAGAGGATTGAAGTTATCAGCAAAGATGGTCTACGCCATTCTCACTAGAAGCATCGTTTCTGTCAAGGAGAATGAAGCCTGGTTCCATTTCGGTGCGCAGCCAATGAGGTTCTCTATAAGAGAATTTCATATGATGACAGGCTTGAAATGTAGTGGTGCATTAGAAGGACCACGAAGGGAAACCGATAGATTTAATTGGGAATTGCTAAAGGGGCGTAGTCATAAGTTAAGTGACGTGGTGGAACAGCtcagaaacacaagagaagatgcTTCTGAGGAGAGAGTATGCCTCGCAATGCTCATCCTGGTAGAGAGCATATTATTGCGGAAGAGCAAAGGAGGGAGTTTTCCTTTGGAATATGCGAAAAATGCACAGGATATGACATATCCATGGGGGAAAGAGGCTTACATTGTGCTCCTGAAGTCAATTCAAAACGCTGTCGCGAATCATTTGGAGAATAAATCCAAATTTGagttgcaaggttatcctctagTATTCCTTCTTTGGATACTAGAGTCGATTCCTTTGCTAAGGAATAAGTTCAGTAAGTGTGTACCAACAGTTGAGGTTCCTGGGCCGACTTACTTGTGTGAAAAATACACTGAGGTAGAGAATCCATCACTTGATAGGGTTTTACAGGTTGAAGCTGATACAAAG CTGAAGGTCCATTGCATACTACCTTCTATTCCTCATGATCCAGAAGATGATATCTCCATTGAAGACAAATATAGTGACGAGCTGGAAACACTGAAAGATGTAACAAAGAAAGGGTACAAGCTTACAGCCGATGACTGGGAAAATAGGTGTGTAGACACATTTGAAACATTGGATGCTCTTATTCAAATGATGGCAAATAAGGAGACTGGCCAAGCTTCTACTCCGATTGATGAGGATTCAGtaaatgaaaaagtgaacaggatCATTGAGGTAATGGAGGAGAATCTGAAGAGCATGAAGGATCGAATGTCATTACTGGAAGAAGAAAACATGCATCTTAGAGCCCGTGTGTCAGAGTTGGAAGGAAACAACAATGTTTTTCCCACTAACGTGACACAACAG CGATCCAGTGGgacacctttatctccaatgtctcacacgcaaccatcgagtgagacgcctttatctccaatgtctcaacagcctaatttgacacatgag GAGACAATGATTGAATCAGCTGCATCTCCAAAGTCTCAACAAAATGAG GATTACACGCAACCATCGAGTGAGacgcctttatctccaatgtctcaacagcctaatttgacacatgag GAGACAATGAATGAATCAGATGATGACACTCCTGCCCTTGATACTCAAGTATTCTCTCCTAATCTGACaaaagaggtatatgctcaatga
- the LOC125591691 gene encoding uncharacterized protein LOC125591691, whose translation MMDKVEVFYNNGWSSGQISMVLGDNTYSVCLYTSMETILFKHSDLRIHREWKDGVWKMADKVKPDKKRKAAASSQNSGMDNVFLRRSERVPKRSRDTKTPFKSDRNPALTVIPEIIPAVDPFSTPAEHKLSRLQNWMTLKPGMHETSLSINDNKIRKSFFQSMENAKKDLKKEHIDGAFAMLNCRRNENAAWFHNYKIPKACFLPMEFLHCLLSHDLAYKKEKVKGKKIFNDLFKDIVRGKVYPEKTWGEDVDVVYGITLGKKSNVWIGMEIHLKKKRITVYDCFQKESNSIDIPQVKKLAVLISDLLVESSGDEVDKVKMIPFEVEQAQGLPKTKHPFNCGIFLVKILECQSLKIGDMTKINDDNALELRRTLSCEIFNQFVDESFGK comes from the exons ATGATGGATAAGGTAGAAGTCTTTTACAACAATGGCTGGAGCAGCGGACAAATTAGCATGGTACTTGGTGATAACACATACTCGGTGTGTCTCTATACTTCTATGGAAACTATTCTATTCAAACATTCAGATTTGCGAATTCATAGAGAATGGAAAGATGGAGTCTGGAAGATGGCAGATAAG GTGAAGCCTGATAAGAAAAGGAAAGCTGCTGCCTCATCACAAAATTCAGGAATGgataatgttttcctaagaagGAGCGAGAGGGTGCCTAAACGATCTAGAGACACAAAAACTCCATTCAAGTCTGACAGAAATCCGGCTTTAACTGTAATACCTGAGATTATACCTGCAGTTGATCCGTTTTCAACTCCTGCGGAACATAAGCTTTCAAGGCTTCAAAATTGGATGACATTAAAGCCCGGCATGCATGAAAC GTCCCTATCAATCAATGATAATAAGATAAGGAAATCTTTCTTTCAAAGCATGGAAAATGCAAAAAAGGACCTTAAGAAAGAG cacatTGATGGAGCCTTTGCAATGCTAAATTGCAGAAGAAATGAGAATGCTGCTTGGTTCCACAACTACAAGATTCCAAAGGCGTGCTTCCTACCTATGGAGTTCTTGCATTGCTTGCTCTCTCATGATTTGGCttacaagaaagaaaaggtcaaaggtaaaaagattttcaacgatttatttaaagatattgtAAGAGGGAAGGTATATCCAGAGAAGACATGGGGAGAAGATGTTGATGTTGTGTATGGGATTACTCTTGGAAAAAAAAGCAATGTCTGGATTGGGATGGAAattcatttgaagaagaaaagaatcacaGTATATGATTGTTTTCAAAAGGAAAGCAACAGCATTGATATTCCTCAAGTGAAAAAGTTGGCAG TGTTGATTTCTGATCTGCTGGTGGAATCTTCTGGTGATGAGGTAGATAAAGTGAAGATGATTCCATTTGAGGTTGAGCAGGCACAAGGTTTACCCAAGACAAAACATCCTTTCAACTGTGGGATATTTCTTGTCAAGATTCTGGAGTGCCAGTCATTGAAGATAGGAGACATGACAAAGATTAATGATGACAATGCATTGGAGCTAAGGAGAACCTTGTCTTGTGAGATCTTCAACCAATTTGTGGATGAGAGCTTTGGGAAATGA
- the LOC125591946 gene encoding uncharacterized protein LOC125591946 encodes MPYRTTRLLQSLLYEGVSTVPLNALPDFSPVHIGLSPTTRGAGDIKVNSYFKTKRELMLRMKKWALEWKFEYKTVSSNKSRVLLSCVDENCTWRMRAIKLPLSDFFVVKKYVHEHTCDTTHRKANHRQASAKLLGSLICSNYGEKKEGLKPKQIIEQVRMLHGVHINYKQAWRVREEAQILVRGTPEDSYYNLSRWLYKITETNPGSLTYQHVDAAGKFKYAFVAFGPSIRGFSLMRRVIAVDGTFLKGKFNGTLLAACAQDGNYHLYPLAFAVVDAENGASWKWFFRGLSQKIPDASDLVFVSDRANSISSALEDVYPLSHHGICRIHLLRNITPTYAKTGLLPLVESAADAYTCHEFWLIFKDIKDKCPELAKYLEDSDFRKWARSYAPANRYNIMTTNIAESLNSMLRMPRELPIISLLETIRLTMTTWFFERREAAAKHKHLVTPKVVQKLVSRLGAAMLLNVYQVDRSEFEVKNETMKFVVDLEKRHCTCNVFDIDKIPCIHAIAAAKHIKRDENLFVDASHLTETWAKAYAESIHPGGELSTSTYPENIDELSCPPPATKKKSGRPPTKRKRSVGEFGVPGSKSQSHKCSRCGTGGHNKSTCERPIG; translated from the coding sequence atgccttacagaactactCGACTTTTGCAGAGTCTTCTATATGAAGGTGTTTCTACAGTTCCTCTGAATGCTCTTCCGGATTTTAGCCCTGTCCATATTGGACTTTCACCAACCACGAGAGGAGCTGGCGATATTAAGGTGAATAGCTATTTTAAGACAAAGAGAGAGTtgatgttgaggatgaagaaatgggcTTTAGAGTGGAAGTTTGAGTACAAGACTGTCTCTTCTAACAAGTCAAGAGTGCTTTTGAGTTGTGTTGATGAAAATTGCACGTGGAGGATGCGTGCTATCAAGCTacctctttcagattttttcgttGTTAAAAAGTATGTTCATGAGCATACATGCGATACAACACACAGGAAAGCCAACCACAGACAAGCATCTGCAAAGTTGTTGGGTTCTTTGATTTGCAGCAATTATGGAGAAAAAAAGGAAGGTCTCAAACCGAAACAGATCATTGAACAGGTCAGGATGCTGCATGGTGTTCACATCAATTACAAACAAGCTTGGAGAGTGAGAGAAGAAGCTCAGATTTTGGTTAGAGGGACTCCTGAAGACAGCTATTACAATTTGTCTAGGTGGTTGTATAAAATCACAGAAACAAACCCTGGTTCCTTGACTTATCAACATGTGGATGCTGCAGGAAAGTTCAAGTATGCATTTGTGGCTTTTGGTCCTTCGATAAGGGGATTCTCATTGATGAGGAGAGTTATTGCAGTAGATGGTACATTTCTGAAGGGAAAATTCAATGGGACTTTATTGGCAGCTTGTGCTCAAGATGGGAATTATCATCTATATCCTCTCGCCTTTGCAGTGGTTGACGCAGAAAATGGCGCCTCTTGGAAATGGTTCTTTAGAGGTTTGAGCCAGAAGATCCCGGACGCTTCGGATCTTGTTTTTGTATCAGACAGGGCTAACTCCATTTCTTCAGCGTTGGAGGATGTATATCCCTTATCTCACCATGGAATTTGCAGGATCCATCTGCTCCGCAACATCACTCCTACATATGCGAAGACTGGGTTGCTACCTCTGGTGGAAAGCGCTGCTGATGCCTATACGTGTCACGAGTTCTGGTTAATCTTCAAGGACATAAAGGATAAATGTCCTGAATTGGCTAAGTATCTGGAAGATTCTGATTTTAGGAAGTGGGCACGAAGCTATGCGCCTGCGAACAGGTATAATATCATGACTACCAACATTGCAGAGTCTCTCAATTCTATGTTGAGGATGCCTCGTGAGTTGCCCATTATCTCTCTCCTTGAAACTATCAGATTGACGATGACCACTTGGTTTTTTGAGCGACGCGAAGCGGCTGCGAAACATAAGCACCTGGTTACTCCAAAAGTTGTGCAGAAATTGGTATCTAGGTTAGGGGCCGCAATGTTGTTGAATGTGTATCAAGTTGATCGAAGCGAGTTTGAGGTGAAGAATGAAACAATGAAGTTTGTTGTTGACTTGGAGAAGCGGCATTGCACATGTAATGTTTTCGACATTGACAAGATCCCCTGCATCCATGCCATCGCTGCTGCTAAGCATATCAAGAGAGATGAAAACCTTTTTGTTGATGCTTCTCACTTGACAGAAACGTGGGCTAAAGCTTATGCTGAAAGCATACATCCTGGTGGAGAGTTGTCAACGTCCACCTATCCAGAGAATATTGATGAACTGTCTTGCCCACCTCCagctaccaaaaagaaaagtggACGCCCTcctacaaagagaaagagatccgtTGGCGAGTTTGGGGTTCCTGGATCTAAATCTCAGTCCCACAAGTGCAGCAGATGTGGCACAGGAGGGCACAACAAGAGCACATGCGAGAGGCCTATAGGATGa
- the LOC125591947 gene encoding uncharacterized protein LOC125591947 yields MGDPLPLRLALPELRYPIGSEPEKTISINQHSIVAYIKTVKEILGNDEFNRIRGTFLGPVIKLGERSLKLSAKIVHAVLTKSIRTVKRHESWFHFGAQPMRFSIREFHMVTGLKCSGEAREPREETERFKWDFLKGRTHTVKDVEKQLRNTREDASDERFCLAMLLLIESILLQKSLLDGGTTFTLDYVKIAQDMDVLMTYPWGRTAYNLLLKSLQRAVDKSLDKNNYDLQGFPMAFLIWILESVPLLQYAFSQVVPILSVQPSTPIFLCEKYLQIASPQLIDVLLIEIKDHLKVICILPPIPNDPEADVCMEDEANKDLDDMADLSKRGYKFKIRDWRNMSVDLYGANEQIRRASLLFGNGGMSQASSSYQEESLESKINRISEMVGDNLRIMNDRLCLIEKDRKQIKERVTKLEKLQRVTSYETPNNETDTTPFHETASRQGEANTDQADEQLNNEDTREPMNEITKETPGSPIAQQNIETPVLTPIQTQQETHELMNENISPNIQETHEQNKDVESRVQNTFEIGANVEISSQDDNTCHKWYPGNVLATYLVDGVEMVKVEYSAPSLDEKKRKRSVETRVSIDRIRPQPPPERPGAKKSYELMDDVEVFDNGAWCAGKVKVILFDGTCFVSLNNSTEQIYFNHSEMRKPRKWVDGVWKMTEKIEEEQTQSVNPSEGDGDKKGKAKAVASRREEANTT; encoded by the exons ATGGGAGATCCATTACCATTAAGACTAGCACTGCCTGAGCTGAGATATCCGATTGGATCAGAGCCAGAGAAGACGATATCGATAAACCAACACTCGATAGTTGCTTATATCAAAACTGTTAAGGAAATTCTAGGAAATGATGAGTTCAACAGAATAAGAGGGACGTTTTTGGGACCGGTGATCAAGCTTGGAGAGAGGTCTTTGAAATTATCAGCTAAGATAGTGCACGCAGTTCTCACCAAAAGCATCAGGACAGTGAAGAGACACGAATCCTGGTTCCATTTTGGTGCTCAGCCAATGAGGTTCTCTATAAGAGAATTCCACATGGTGACTGGTTTGAAATGTAGTGGTGAAGCAAGAGAACCACGAGAGGAAACCGAGAGATTTAAGTGGGACTTCCTAAAAGGGCGTACTCATACAGTAAAGGACGTGGAGAAGCAGCtcagaaacacaagagaagatgcTTCTGATGAGAGATTCTGCCTTGCAATGCTCCTCCTGATTGAGAGCATACTACTACAGAAGAGCCTTCTCGACGGTGGCACAACTTTTACTTTGGATTATGTGAAAATAGCGCAGGATATGGATGTCTTGATGACATACCCATGGGGGAGAACAGCTTATAATTTGCTGTTAAAATCACTTCAGAGAGCTGTCGACAAAAGCCTCgacaaaaacaattatgattTGCAAGGATTCCCTATGGCATTTCTTATATGGATACTTGAGTCAGTACCTTTGCTACAGTATGCATTCAGTCAAGTGGTTCCTATTCTGAGCGTTCAACCGTCTACCCCAATATTTTTGTGTGAGAAGTACCTTCAAATAGCTTCTCCACAGCTGATAGATGTTCTCCTAATTGAAATCAAAGATCAT CTTAAGGTCATATGCATCCTACCTCCTATTCCTAATGATCCAGAAGCTGATGTTTGCATGGAAGACGAAGCTAATAAAGATCTGGATGACATGGCCGATTTATCCAAGAGAggttataagtttaaaattagaGATTGGCGAAACATGTCAGTAGACCTATACGGTGCTAATGAACAAATAAGAAGAGCATCTTTACTGTTTGGGAATGGAGGGATGagtcaagcttcttcttcgtatcagGAGGAGTCTTTGGAATCAAAGATCAACAGAATCAGCGAGATGGTGGGAGATAATTTAAGGATCATGAACGATCGTTTGTGTTTGATTGAAAAAGACAGGAAACAGATTAAAGAACGTGTGACAAAACTAGAGAAACTACAAAGAGTTACTTCAtatgaaactccaaacaatgag ACTGACACAACTCCATTTCATGAGACGGCTTCCAGACAAGGTGAAGCCAATACAGATCAAGCAGATGAACAACTTAACAATGAG GATACACGAGAGCCTATGAATGAGATCACGAAAGAGACACCTGGTTCTCCAATAGCTCAACAGAATATTGAGACTCCAGTCCTTACTCCAATTCAGACGCAACAG GAGACTCACGAGCTTATGAATGAGAACATTTCACCAAACATTCAGGAGACTCACGAGCAAAATAAg GATGTAGAAAGCAGAGTTCAAAATACCTTTGAGATCGGAGCAAATGTGGAGATTTCATCACAAGATGACAATACTTGTCATAAATGGTATCCAGGAAATGTGTTGGCAACATATTTGGTTGATGGGGTTGAGATGGTGAAAGTTGAGTACTCCGCACCGTCTCTGGacgaaaagaagaggaaaaggagtgTTGAGACACGTGTATCAATTGACAGAATACGTCCTCAACCACCACCTGAGAGACCTGGAGCGAAGAAAAGTTATGAGCTAATGGATGACGTAGAGGTGTTCGACAATGGTGCCTGGTGCGCTGGAAAAGTTAAAGTCATTTTGTTTGATGGCACGTGTTTTGTCTCTTTGAACAATTCTACTGAACAAATTTACTTCAACCATTCTGAGATgcgaaaaccaagaaaatgggTAGATGGTGTTTGGAAGATGACAGAAAAG ATAGAAGAAGAGCAGACGCAGAGTGTGAATCCAagtgaaggagatggtgataaaaag GGGAAGGCGAAGGCTGTCGctt CGAGAAGAGAAGAGGCCAATACGACCTAG
- the LOC125591690 gene encoding uncharacterized protein LOC125591690, producing the protein MPVTPEVILPIDPFVTPEFPRFSRLAHWMDLRGIYRVPFYINGREIEKEFFQKMDDAEKNLNKEHINVAFEMLNCKRVEQGAWFRNNNLPAACFVPVRFLEVVGYAYESVRKPHKKKQTLLEGCVGELVKGLIHPKKVWLEDVDVIYGVIEDKLSYHYIGVEIQLIDNTITLFHCGLPKANIKRALNQIQELAGKNSL; encoded by the exons ATGCCTGTAACACCTGAGGTAATCCTTCCAATTGATCCATTTGTGACACCTGAATTTCCTCGGTTTTCAAGGCTTGCACACTGGATGGATCTACGGGGCATATATCGTGT ACCGTTTTATATCAATGGAAGAGAAATTGAAAAAGAGTTCTTTCAAaaaatggacgatgcagaaaaGAATCTCAACAAAGAG CACATAAATGTTGCATTTGAAATGCTAAATTGTAAGAGGGTTGAGCAAGGTGCTTGGTTCCGCAACAACAATCTTCCAGCAGCATGCTTTGTACCAGTCAGATTcttagaagtggttgggtacgcTTATGAATCTGTCAGGAAGCcacataagaaaaaacaaacgtTATTGGAGGGCTGTGTAGGCGAACTTGTGAAAGGTTTAATACATCCAAAGAAGGTATGGCTGGAAGATGTTGATGTTATATATGGTGTCATTGAAGATAAGTTGAGCTATCACTATATTGGGGTGGAGATACAATTGATTGATAACACAATCACACTCTTCCATTGTGGTCTTCCAAAAGCAAATATCAAACGTGCTCTTAATCAAATCCAAGAACTGGCAGGTAAAAACTCTTtgtga